In Microbulbifer pacificus, the genomic stretch GGCCGTACACGAGCCGCTGCGCATCGGCGTGGTGGGCGGTGGTGCTGGCGGTTGCGAGCTCGCCATGGCCGCTGCCTGGGCGCTGGAGGAGCCGGTCTACAGCGGCCGTGTAGAAATCCATCTGATTCATGCCGGCAACAGGCTGCCCGACGGCTATCCACTGCTGGCACGAAAACTGATCGCGCGGGAACTCGCCCGCCTAAAGGTACAGGTACACCGCAGCTGGCAGGTAGCGGAAATCACCCAGAGTGGTGTGCACAGTGACGAGGGGCAGTTTCTGCCCGTGGACAAGGTGATGCTGTGTACCGAGGCCGCCGCGCCGCCCTGGCTGGCGGAATCAGGACTGATGCTGGACGGAAACGGCTTTGTACAGGTGGATGAGTACCTGCGCACCAATCACCCGCTCATCTTTGCCGCCGGTGACGCCGCCAGTCTGGTACCGGCCCCGCTTCCAAAATCCGCACAGCATGCCCTCGCGCAGGGCGACACCCTGTACCACAACCTGCGCGCCAGCCTGCTGGAACAGCCCCTGCGCCGCTACCAGCCGCGCAGAGAATTCGTCAGCCTGCTCACTTGCGGCGACCGGCGCGCCGTGGCTGCGTGCTGCGGTTTGGCAGCCGCCGGCAATACCCTGTGGCGCTGGAAGAACCGCCGCGACCGGAAATTCACCGCGCGCTTTCGCACACTGTCCACCCTCCCGCAACAGTGGCAACCCGCCTCCCCCCATCGATGGTTGCGCACCGCGGCGCACGGAATCACCCAGCGCAACAGTCACAGCGTGGCCGGTGTGCCCAGCAACGGCTGCGACGCCAATCCGGGAGCGGATATTCTCCAGCGCGCGCTGGCGGACCTGCCTCAGCAGCAGTCCCCCACCCTGCTGCACGGTACAGACGATGACGCCGCCGTGATCAAACTGCCCGCGGGCAAACTGCTGCTGCAGAGCTCTGATCAATTGCGCGCTCCAGTAGCGGATCCCTGGTTGTTCGGACGCCTCGCAGCCCTGCACGCGCTCTCGAACCTGTTCGCCATGCACGCGCAACCCGTTACTGCCCAGGCTCTGGTAACCCTGCCGCGGTCGGCACCGGAACTCACCGCACGCGACCTGCAGCAACTGCTGGACGGCGCCGTGCGCGAACTGAACCAGCACCACTGTGTACTGAGCGGCGGCCATACCGCCGAAGGCGCGGAGTTGCAGCTGGGTCTGACAGTAAACGGCATCGCCGACCCGCAGCAGCTGCTGCACAAAACCAATGTGCGTGCCGGTGATTGCCTGATTCTGACCAAGCCTCTCGGTATCGGCACTCTGTTCGCCGCCGAAGGATTGGGGCGTGCCCGCGCTCGCTGGTTGCAGCAGGCACTGGAAGTGATGCTGCAGAGCAATGCCGTGGCCGCGGATATTTTCGCGCGTAACCATGCCAGCGCACTCACTGACATCACCGGTTTTGGCCTGCTCGGCCACCTGCTGGAGATGCTGCAGTGGCAGGGGAGCAGTCACCCCGGGCAAACAGAAATCTCCAGCGGCCAGTACGCGTCCCGACTCGGCGCCAGCCTGTTCGCCGATGCGCTGCCCCTACTACCCGGGGCCACCTTTTGCGCCGAGCGCGGCCTGCTTTCGAACCTGCACCGACAAAATACCCACGCCTACCACGCACTGCAGAACCTCGCCGCCTGGCAGGCACAGCCGCATCTGCCGCTGTTGGTAGACCCGCAAACCTGTGGCGGCCTGCTGGCCTCGGTGCCCGCGGCACACGCGGACGAGTGCGTCACGTCACTGCACGCCGCCGGCTGCCGTCACGCCGCGGTCGTCGGCTTCGTCGACGAATTGCCGACCACAGACGAACCCTTTACCGGCCCTCAGCAACCGGTCTATCTGGCCCGCAGCGGTGACTGGAAAGCGCTGGCCCGGCGCTATACGGAAGTG encodes the following:
- the selD gene encoding selenide, water dikinase SelD is translated as MQEHPHYQDIVLVGGGHSHAVVLQKWAEHPLPGARLTLVSPQVQGAYSNMLPGMVAGHYSFNEMHIDLPRLCRAAGARFIQACAHQIDPENNRVSLLGRPDLEFDLLSLDVGATPSRAISGSELAIPVKPVGHFHRYWQQLKQQIQAVHEPLRIGVVGGGAGGCELAMAAAWALEEPVYSGRVEIHLIHAGNRLPDGYPLLARKLIARELARLKVQVHRSWQVAEITQSGVHSDEGQFLPVDKVMLCTEAAAPPWLAESGLMLDGNGFVQVDEYLRTNHPLIFAAGDAASLVPAPLPKSAQHALAQGDTLYHNLRASLLEQPLRRYQPRREFVSLLTCGDRRAVAACCGLAAAGNTLWRWKNRRDRKFTARFRTLSTLPQQWQPASPHRWLRTAAHGITQRNSHSVAGVPSNGCDANPGADILQRALADLPQQQSPTLLHGTDDDAAVIKLPAGKLLLQSSDQLRAPVADPWLFGRLAALHALSNLFAMHAQPVTAQALVTLPRSAPELTARDLQQLLDGAVRELNQHHCVLSGGHTAEGAELQLGLTVNGIADPQQLLHKTNVRAGDCLILTKPLGIGTLFAAEGLGRARARWLQQALEVMLQSNAVAADIFARNHASALTDITGFGLLGHLLEMLQWQGSSHPGQTEISSGQYASRLGASLFADALPLLPGATFCAERGLLSNLHRQNTHAYHALQNLAAWQAQPHLPLLVDPQTCGGLLASVPAAHADECVTSLHAAGCRHAAVVGFVDELPTTDEPFTGPQQPVYLARSGDWKALARRYTEVVS